The stretch of DNA GCTTTTTTGAGCGAATCGTCCGCCATGGATTCCTTCTGGGTGGAAATCGTAAGGAATCGGGTTTGGTGAAATTGCGTCAAAGAGACGATGGTTTTGTAAGTAGATCCGCCAACAACTCCCAATCTCATGGACGAGACTGTTTGGTGGTTTTctgactaaaataaaaaaaaatagaaatcaaACACAAAGAAAGTGAATTGGAAAGCAGAACTTCAATGTAGTAAAGATCAAGGAAATAAGCAGTTCAAAAATGGAAAACAGAATGCTTACTGAGATAATCTTCACATTCTTCACATTCCACTTGAATAACGCCAAAACAAACTGCGCTTGCCTAGTGAAGAATAATCACCTTAATTAAATATCTCACTATATTGTAAATAactacttatatttttttttctagttttgCAGCCAAAGCAGCTACCATATTCAAACGCCATCGTTTCACTTGAGATCAGCAGGACTTAGTGAGTGGTATCCCAGTTGTTATATCCATACAAAAATGCCTAAAATGGCCAGGCAATGCAGAACTTCAGTGAAGGTATCCAATTTTTGGACTTTGATATATGATGTTGTAACCACGCATTAAATTTCTTAGTAACTTTTTGGGGTCAGATTTATGCAGTGAGAAGGAGAAGGATATATGAAAGCTCAGAAACTTATGTACTATTGGAACCAGGAGAGGATGAGAAGTTTGTATCTGAAGAAGAATTGAGGATTAAGCTAAAGGGTTGGCTGGAAAAATGGCCAGGCGAGTCTCTGTTTGCTAATTGAGGTGATtgttaatatcagttcaaattcaaatatttaatttaggatatttattattattttattatagataaataatattttattattttattaaataaaaattaaaagtcacccataaaattctcaaaaactaagaatttcagttatataggtatactttatataaaatagatataagaaTGTCAATCAGGTTGGTTCGAGCTCAACCCGACATTAACCCGATCCGACATGATATCTCTTTTACCATTCCTATAAATATACTTGTCACAACAAATAATTGCAAATTTgttaataatttttcaagaaTCAATAGTTCAAACAACAATAAAAGTTCTTTAACACATAATAGTATAATTCaaatattgattaaaaattTGCATAGTATCTAGTTTATAATCCAAAATAtggcatattattatattgccAAAAGTTTCATCTAAAAGATGATATTAACCGACCAAAAGTTTCATAAAGTCACCCTAATAGTATTTTTCGAAATACCATCAACTATTAAATCCCACCTTACTTAAGCAAACCAAGAACGAATGCgaacttgtattttttttagaaaaaaagagtaaattAAGGAGAGAAGGGAAAAATAGTTTTAGAGTGATTTTGAACCGTCACGTCACcgcctcatacttctcctttatatagatatatagattctTTCCAAGGTATTTTTCTTTAACCATCATGTGTCTTGTCTTATGATAAGACCCGAGATCTTTCGCTCAAGAACACAACAAAACAGTAGCAATAATAGGAGTAGAACAATAGCAAAACAATAGAAAATGTGTATTGAAAGTAGGAGAAACTCAATTACAAAGTAAGGGAGCCCTTAGGCCCCTTTGAAGCAATTAGAGATTTACTCAAAACATTGCATACCACTCAATTCCccttaatattctatatatactATTGAATTCCCTCCAAAACACTACCCTCAATACAAAGACTCAATTAcccttttatttaatatatgttaGAACACCACACTAATCCTAGGTCCTAACATTACCGGCCGCCCGAGTTtcaccttgtcctcaaggtgaTTGATGAATTCACTCAAATCTAGAGCCCTATGTTGTATGCGACCTCTGTCAAAGAACCAAGTTAgtaatgtggtattttgacgtGTCCTTGATGCACCCTTGGTTGGCTGGAGTAGTGTTTGGCGCCCTCTATCAAAAACCCAATACTTGAATGGTACTAGTAAAGCACCAAGGTTAAACTTCTCATCCACCAAAGATATTGTATTTTTGCCTCCATTAACATGACCACCTTCACCATTTATGAGCAAAAAAGTCACTTTCAAGTGTTCTTTTCCATCTCTTGTCTCATGATTGTAAATGTAATATTTTGGGTAGGACATCCATAGTTGCACTCCTTTAGAAATAAAATGGCTTATTTCTTTGTTTAGTTGGGCCATGACCACAACTTGGTCAAAGCAATATAATCTTTGGAATGTCTGGGCTTAAGATGGAATAAAGAAAGGAGTTTGGTTCCCAAAACCCTCACTTACTAAACTAGACATAGGAAGAAAGTGGATGGGttccaatttaattaattacaagtgaCCCATTGGGTTAATTTTTCTCTTGTGGGCCAAAGCTGAATTAAGTGTTAAGGAATTGGGCTTGGGCCTTACTTGGTAGGGTTTGGGTGAAAAGAAGCTCCTCCCcaccatcttcttcttcaaccgTCCAGCTTGTGCGGCTGTCCAAGTCTTCACGCTCTGAATCTCCGGCGAAACCACCAGCGACCTCGTCTCTCTCCTCTCCGTCTCCGGCGAAGACCTCCGCGGTTGGTTCGGCTCCGTCCCCGCCAGCGACGTGATCGGCCATGGCACCACCAGCGACACCACCAACGATTCTTCTTCCTCCGCCGCTAGCACTAACCAcggttcttctttcttctccgGCGTCGACTTCATCGGCGTTTTCTTCTTTGGCCGTGTGTCTTCTTCTCCTCCAACATTCTGATTCATCTCTAATGCCGTTCGTTGCTGTTGTGCGAGCGAACCCCATGGGCCAACTTCCAGATCCGGCACCGTCTCCCACAAGTCTTTCTGCTCAGACGACTCTACCAGCAGCCGCACCTCTTCCTTCCTCTTTTTAGGCGGCGAATCTCGTTGCTGATTTTTCTCTAGCCATTTATCTTCATCTCCATCGGAGATGATCTTCGCAACATCGAAAATCTCAGGTGATGCCGCCGAAGGCAGAGAGTCTTCATTTAGGAACTCCGATTGTATTGCTGCCTGCTGTTTGTGTTTGCTGAAACTGTCGAGTCTAGCAAAGGCTCGTTTGTGTTCCCGTATTGCCATTTCCATCTTTTTATCACATTCAATCTCCGTCTCTAGTGGTGAAGGAGATCCAGAAAGTAGATTCGGCGCGTAGCAGTTCCGTATTCCTTCTTGTTTGCGAACCCGGACAGATTGCACAGCTTGGTGGATCCACTCATTGAGTTCGTTGTCCTCCGATCCTGTTGTGACATGACTTCGGAGATCGCTGGAGAGGCGGAGTAGCCTTACTTGCCCAAGAAGTACTTGATCCAAAAGCGAAGCAAGGTCCTCCAGTGTATTAAATTCAGAGGGACGATCATAAGCCTCCGATCTCCACTGTTCCTCTAATTCCTCCATTCGAGTAGTCGGCCTCCACCGAAATCactcgctctgataccaattgataaGACCCAAGATCTTCCGCTCAAGAACACAACAAAACAGTAGCAATAATAGGAGTAGAACAATAGCAAAACAATAGAAAATGTGTATTGAAAGTAGGAGAAACTCAATAACAAAGTAAGGGAGCCCTTAGGCCCCTTTGAAGCAATTAGAGATTTACTCAAAACATTGCATACCACTCAATTCCccttaatattctatatatactATTGAATTCCCTCCAAAACACTACCCTCAATACAAAGACTCAATTAcccttttatttaatatatgttaGAACACCACACTAATCCTAGGTCCTAACATCTtactatcatttttttttgaagaagaaCAAAGCATTTTGTTGCTTTCATTGACAAGTTTGAAGTGCACCACAACAACAAATCTTATTAAGAAAGAGGCTAGAAAACATAAATTCAAACCAAGTAAATGTAGCCATTTTTTCTGCATTTGAAAGTCAGAATATTCCTGCTATAGTTGCCTGAACTATTAAGGCCAAAGAGAGACACACATAAACTCATCATTATGCACTTCAATTTTCTGCATTTGCTTGTTTCCGAGCCTCTTCTCGCATCACTGCTCTAGTATATATTTCATAGCAACAGCCTGCTACAACAACTATAGTGAGTACATCTCCCACTCTCATAAGTCGCCTCACATTAGGCTTATGTGACTTGAATCGCTTTAAAGATGGGTCCTCAGCCAAGAGAGCTAGTTCGCGCTTTCCTGGTTCTACATGAAATTGGCGACGCGAGAGGGAAAGGGCATCGTTTCTTGCTCCCTGAAAGTGAGAGCGCAATTGAGAGGCAACAGTAGTTTTGTTGAGGATGAAAGCCATGATTGGTGAAGGGTAAAGGTGTAGGGCGagcgagagagaaagagaagaccGATCAAGAGAGCCTCGAAGTACCGAAATCTCTATCAGATATTCCCACTTCAACTTCAACCCCTATGCTTACTATCATCATTACTTAGATAACACATAAACACTAAAATATACATGCACATATACAAACACATCAGCACAAAAACTTGAaagtttttgtaattattttttatatcaaAACAAAGTATAAATAAAAAGGGAGCATGTAGATATAATatccataataaaaaataaaagtgaggTTAAATTGAAACTAAGATGCTATATTTGAGCACTTATAACTGCGTGAATTGAACAATTAGGAATAAATAATAACTCCATATTTAAGTTGGCAACTAATTTTACCTTATTAGAATAATAGCAAGTGCAAGTTTCTCAGAGACCATTACAACTCTGACATCAATCGGTGCTTCACTAGCATCAAATAGTACTTTGTctctatttatatttaattttatgaaattcaATCTACACATGTTCATAAAACTAAATAGTAAGTGCAAGTTTGCAATGATGACCCGATTTTGAAGGCCTATAATGCTTTTTTTGGTTGGCCTTGTTGCAGGTATTTAGCTTAGGGATGTTGTCTAGTTTCTAAAGCAGTCTTGAAATAAAACATATGttgatttataaaaaaaaaaacacaagttGTGAGAAGTGCTAACAGATAACAAATATCCACAAGCAAACAGCTACTAAATATAATTTACCTCTGGCTTCTTAAAGTTAGTATACCGCCATTTAAGAAGAATAGCAAGTGAAAAGTACTTTAAGGCCAATCTAAGAAATCATATTTGAATAACAGTTTATAAGCCCCTTAAAATTTTAATTGCTTATAGCCAAGTATAAATCGTAACCTTGTAACCAAATATACAAGGCAATAATAAAGCTATTGAATCAACTTTGGTCTCTATTTgttaaacaacacaaaaacctGTAGCATATGCTTTTATTCATTTCatttttttgttctttctttCTAATCTTTGTTATGAATTACTGTTGAATATTTATGTATATGAGGCTGCTGTATTATTGTGATGATGTGCATATTTAAAACCTTTATTAATTCATCATCATTGGTGCcatgaatacatatatatatgtgtgtgtgtatgaACAGTGAGCTCTCTTGATGAAAAGGAGTAACCAAAATCATGATTGTTATTTGACTAAACACATGGACTTCTATTTgtaagatttatatatatatggagtaACCAAAATCATGTAGACAAATAATTACGagacataattaatttctgtagctggtaaaaatataatttgatagtagattagttattttaacttatTGGTAATATGGGAAGTGGTAGCTCCACTACAGGGCCACTACTTTCTAAAGATTATATATTTTGGATAACAATACAAATCCATTGAAAGATGATAAATTTTTTGGTTCAAACTTCAAAAGCTCTGATACAATTTGAGAGGGTCTACGTCCCCAAGCAAACCAGCACAGGAAGCACCACACTTCCTAGCCCAATTGACCAAGATATGAGCTAAACTATTGTCTTTTCTCCACGCAATTCATGAAATTCATACAAACACAAATATATTCAACAAAACAAATCTCAGATTCAATTCAATAAACAAACATACCATCACAATTTAATGAAACAATCAACAAAAGCATCTCATCTAGAATCTTTCACTTCCCAAAACCCTCATCCCCAATTAAATCACACAACcagaaaatgagagagagagagagagagagagagagagagagagagag from Cannabis sativa cultivar Pink pepper isolate KNU-18-1 chromosome 2, ASM2916894v1, whole genome shotgun sequence encodes:
- the LOC115721345 gene encoding uncharacterized protein LOC115721345 isoform X1, whose amino-acid sequence is MEELEEQWRSEAYDRPSEFNTLEDLASLLDQVLLGQVRLLRLSSDLRSHVTTGSEDNELNEWIHQAVQSVRVRKQEGIRNCYAPNLLSGSPSPLETEIECDKKMEMAIREHKRAFARLDSFSKHKQQAAIQSEFLNEDSLPSAASPEIFDVAKIISDGDEDKWLEKNQQRDSPPKKRKEEVRLLVESSEQKDLWETVPDLEVGPWGSLAQQQRTALEMNQNVGGEEDTRPKKKTPMKSTPEKKEEPWLVLAAEEEESLVVSLVVPWPITSLAGTEPNQPRRSSPETERRETRSLVVSPEIQSVKTWTAAQAGRLKKKMVGRSFFSPKPYQVRPKPNSLTLNSALAHKRKINPMGHL
- the LOC115721345 gene encoding succinate dehydrogenase subunit 7B, mitochondrial-like isoform X3, whose product is MAFILNKTTVASQLRSHFQGARNDALSLSRRQFHVEPGKRELALLAEDPSLKRFKSHKPNVRRLMRVGDVLTIVVVAGCCYEIYTRAVMREEARKQANAEN